Proteins encoded together in one Candidatus Binataceae bacterium window:
- a CDS encoding nucleoside 2-deoxyribosyltransferase, translating to MAVLSSSAMVSSVRKIYLCGPIMDAATAAAKDWRTRAKERLAGRFILLDPLRRNFRDREIDSANEIVEFDLQDVREADLLLVNYCKASLGTAMEVFYASHDLGKFVIAFSPLSYADCSPWMVRFCTKILPDLDDALAYIERHFN from the coding sequence GTGGCTGTGCTAAGCTCATCGGCGATGGTTTCGAGCGTGCGGAAAATCTACCTCTGCGGTCCGATCATGGACGCCGCGACGGCCGCGGCGAAGGACTGGCGCACCCGCGCCAAGGAGCGGCTGGCAGGCCGTTTCATCCTGCTTGATCCGCTGCGCCGCAACTTCCGTGACCGCGAAATCGACTCAGCCAACGAAATCGTCGAATTCGATCTACAAGACGTTCGCGAAGCCGATTTGTTGCTGGTCAACTATTGCAAGGCCTCGCTCGGCACCGCGATGGAGGTGTTTTACGCCAGCCACGACCTCGGCAAGTTCGTCATCGCCTTCAGCCCGTTGAGCTATGCGGATTGTTCGCCGTGGATGGTGCGCTTCTGCACCAAGATTTTGCCCGACCTCGACGACGCTCTGGCCTATATCGAACGCCACTTTAACTAA
- the lptB gene encoding LPS export ABC transporter ATP-binding protein, with product MATTLQTPFEPPTQIGSAPAKPSLEGRALTKRYGGRAVVDNVDVRVGPGEIVGLLGPNGAGKTTTFYMLVGLLKPDDGRITLGGDDITGLPLYQRARRGISYLPQEPSVFRKLTVEQNLLAVLETLPLTEEERQARLQSMLEELDIARLAKSSAGVLSGGERRKVEITRALVLDPMFLCLDEPFAGIDPITVMEIQRIITYLKNRGIGILMSDHNVQETLSIIDRAYVIHAGKILVQGGPREIVDNDRVREVFLGERFRLR from the coding sequence ATGGCGACGACCCTGCAAACTCCATTTGAGCCGCCCACGCAAATCGGCTCGGCGCCTGCGAAGCCTTCCCTCGAAGGCCGCGCCCTGACGAAACGTTATGGCGGCCGCGCCGTCGTCGACAATGTTGACGTGCGCGTCGGGCCGGGCGAGATCGTCGGGCTGCTCGGGCCTAACGGCGCCGGCAAAACCACGACCTTTTACATGCTGGTCGGGCTACTCAAGCCCGACGACGGGCGTATCACCCTTGGCGGCGACGACATCACCGGCCTCCCGCTCTATCAGCGCGCCCGCCGCGGTATCAGCTACCTGCCGCAAGAGCCGTCGGTCTTCCGCAAGCTGACAGTGGAGCAGAATCTGCTGGCAGTGCTCGAGACCCTGCCGTTGACCGAGGAGGAGCGGCAGGCGCGGCTGCAATCGATGCTCGAGGAGCTCGATATCGCGCGGCTCGCCAAGTCCTCAGCCGGAGTGCTCTCCGGCGGCGAGCGGCGCAAGGTCGAGATTACGCGCGCGCTCGTGCTCGATCCGATGTTCCTCTGCCTCGACGAACCCTTCGCGGGCATCGATCCGATTACGGTGATGGAAATCCAGCGCATCATCACCTATCTGAAGAACCGCGGCATCGGCATCCTGATGTCCGATCACAACGTGCAGGAGACGCTATCGATCATCGACCGCGCCTACGTCATCCACGCGGGCAAGATTCTCGTGCAGGGCGGACCGCGGGAGATTGTCGATAACGACCGGGTGCGCGAAGTCTTCCTTGGCGAACGCTTTCGATTGCGCTAA
- a CDS encoding phosphotransferase, whose protein sequence is MPDAAAVSRRLGVCLDAPVARLAVLASGWETTVFEFVLAGRSSRLPGAEVGQPLVLRSYDGPDADAKGIREARTMAALATADYPVPKPLLFEPERAPLGAPFLIMERARGGPLFASGNFPQAFKTFSMGFVGFVRAQAQLHRLARNGFDPRNIAPAYLADHCAHGGALLDRLLEVVAQRIECGPLPGLRDALILLREQAGRFRTAPDAIVHMDYHPQNVVVQGLRVTGVIDWVSADHGDRHLCAATTSVILASSAMDHPRWMRDNAAGNALRALFTALYLPLYQALAPMEWERFRYCQAVAALLRLSTFGIMRARGPAAAGYRPEAIANVTPGVVRLLSRYTGRKAGTPVAIPAAS, encoded by the coding sequence GTGCCCGACGCCGCCGCCGTCAGCCGCCGTCTCGGCGTCTGTCTCGACGCCCCGGTGGCCCGCTTGGCCGTCCTCGCCAGCGGATGGGAAACCACGGTCTTTGAGTTCGTCCTTGCCGGCCGCTCATCGCGGCTGCCAGGCGCCGAAGTCGGCCAACCGCTGGTCTTGCGCTCCTACGACGGTCCCGACGCAGACGCCAAGGGGATTCGCGAGGCCCGCACTATGGCGGCCCTCGCGACGGCAGACTATCCAGTGCCGAAGCCTCTGTTATTCGAGCCCGAACGCGCTCCTCTGGGCGCGCCCTTTCTGATCATGGAGCGCGCCCGCGGTGGGCCGTTGTTCGCGTCGGGCAACTTCCCGCAGGCCTTCAAAACCTTCTCGATGGGCTTCGTCGGCTTTGTGCGGGCGCAAGCGCAACTCCATCGGTTGGCGCGCAACGGCTTCGATCCGCGAAACATCGCACCGGCCTACCTCGCCGACCATTGCGCACACGGTGGTGCGCTGCTCGATCGGCTGCTCGAAGTCGTCGCGCAGCGCATCGAATGCGGACCGCTCCCGGGTCTGCGCGACGCGCTCATCCTCCTGCGGGAGCAGGCCGGGCGCTTTCGCACGGCGCCGGATGCGATCGTCCACATGGACTATCATCCGCAGAACGTCGTCGTGCAGGGTTTGCGCGTAACCGGCGTCATCGATTGGGTCAGCGCCGATCACGGCGATCGTCATCTGTGCGCCGCCACCACCTCCGTGATTTTGGCTTCGAGCGCGATGGACCATCCGCGCTGGATGCGCGATAATGCCGCCGGCAACGCGCTGCGCGCGCTCTTCACCGCGCTCTATCTCCCGCTCTACCAGGCGCTCGCCCCGATGGAGTGGGAGCGCTTCCGCTACTGCCAGGCTGTTGCTGCGCTGTTGCGGCTCTCGACCTTCGGGATCATGCGGGCGCGCGGTCCGGCGGCGGCCGGCTACCGGCCCGAGGCGATCGCCAACGTCACCCCCGGGGTTGTGCGCCTGCTCTCGCGTTACACCGGCCGCAAAGCCGGCACACCGGTAGCCATCCCGGCCGCAAGCTGA
- a CDS encoding DUF4337 family protein, translating into MPEEPEVENAELEERREEAEGRSLLRAIALSTALLAALAAVAALYAGGTVNEALVLKTEATQLESEASDQWAAYQAKGIKGTIQSAIEATWLAAGKQPPPDLAEERDRYAREQAELARFAHEKEAARDTRSAQAEHLLHQHHRFADSVALFQVAIALGAVAALTRISLVWVCSLLVGLGSAALFFLTIF; encoded by the coding sequence GTGCCAGAGGAACCGGAAGTCGAAAACGCCGAACTGGAAGAACGGCGCGAGGAGGCCGAGGGCCGCAGTCTGCTGCGGGCGATCGCGCTCAGCACGGCGTTGCTAGCCGCGCTGGCGGCGGTCGCTGCGCTCTATGCGGGCGGGACCGTTAACGAGGCGCTGGTGCTGAAGACCGAAGCCACTCAACTGGAATCCGAGGCCTCCGACCAGTGGGCAGCCTATCAAGCAAAAGGGATCAAGGGCACGATTCAGTCGGCGATCGAGGCAACGTGGCTCGCCGCCGGCAAGCAGCCGCCACCCGACCTCGCCGAGGAACGCGACCGCTACGCGCGGGAACAGGCTGAACTCGCGCGGTTTGCGCATGAGAAAGAGGCGGCGCGCGACACCAGATCCGCGCAGGCCGAGCATCTACTACATCAACATCACCGCTTCGCCGACAGTGTCGCGCTGTTCCAGGTCGCGATCGCGCTCGGCGCAGTGGCGGCCTTGACGCGGATCAGCTTGGTCTGGGTCTGCTCGCTGCTGGTCGGACTTGGCAGCGCCGCTCTATTCTTTCTGACTATCTTTTAG
- a CDS encoding HlyD family secretion protein: MIVLIAAIVPGWRYYKYLASHVSTDDAYVDGTVALLSSRISGTVTRLFVEDNWKVNGGQLLLTLDPEDYQMRVAEAQAQLERAQQSVDQLFAQLDAAQAGLNLAGSQLHQAQIDYDRARKLSAEGVVSREYYDQAETAMRVAVADRALAEHQVEQARAALGGNAEDSARYERPIVLQARAALNMARLDLGYTEIRAPLGGIITRKSVHVGNRIQPGEPLLAIVPVDRLYVTANYKETQLTDVRVGQPVRIEADIYPGYVYQGHVDSISVGTGAAFALLPPENATGNWVKVVQRVPVKIVLNQPAPADKPLRVGLSVDVAIDVTNTSGPLLSSTLQNAYDEHSATPGMAPERLQTRSDPTGASLPGDSGQPVTQQ, encoded by the coding sequence GTGATCGTTCTGATCGCCGCCATCGTACCGGGCTGGCGCTATTACAAGTATCTGGCAAGCCACGTTTCCACCGACGACGCCTACGTCGACGGAACGGTGGCGCTGCTCTCCTCGCGAATTTCGGGCACCGTCACGCGGCTCTTTGTTGAGGACAACTGGAAGGTCAACGGCGGGCAGTTGCTGCTGACGCTCGATCCCGAGGACTACCAGATGCGCGTCGCCGAGGCCCAGGCCCAGCTCGAGCGTGCGCAACAGTCGGTCGATCAGTTGTTTGCCCAGCTTGACGCGGCGCAGGCGGGCCTCAATCTGGCCGGCTCGCAGTTGCATCAGGCGCAGATCGATTACGACCGCGCGCGCAAACTCAGCGCGGAAGGTGTGGTTTCGCGCGAATATTACGATCAGGCAGAGACCGCGATGCGCGTCGCCGTCGCCGATCGCGCCCTCGCCGAGCATCAGGTCGAGCAGGCCCGCGCCGCGCTCGGCGGCAACGCCGAGGATTCTGCGCGCTACGAGCGTCCGATCGTCCTGCAGGCCCGCGCCGCGCTCAACATGGCCCGGCTCGACCTCGGCTACACTGAAATTCGCGCGCCGCTCGGCGGCATCATCACCCGCAAGAGCGTGCATGTCGGCAACCGCATCCAGCCGGGCGAGCCGCTGCTCGCGATCGTCCCGGTCGATCGCCTGTATGTCACCGCCAACTACAAGGAGACCCAGCTCACCGACGTCCGCGTCGGCCAGCCCGTCCGCATCGAGGCCGACATCTACCCGGGCTATGTTTACCAGGGCCACGTCGATTCGATCAGTGTCGGTACCGGCGCGGCCTTCGCCCTGCTGCCGCCGGAGAACGCGACCGGTAACTGGGTCAAGGTGGTGCAGCGCGTCCCGGTCAAAATCGTCCTCAATCAGCCCGCGCCCGCCGACAAGCCGCTGCGCGTGGGCCTTTCGGTGGATGTCGCAATCGACGTCACCAACACCAGCGGGCCGCTGCTCTCGTCAACCTTGCAGAATGCCTACGACGAGCACTCAGCGACCCCCGGGATGGCGCCGGAGCGCCTGCAGACGCGCTCCGATCCGACCGGCGCATCGCTGCCCGGCGATTCCGGCCAACCTGTGACCCAACAGTAG
- a CDS encoding AAA family ATPase, whose protein sequence is MHCSKCGSENPVENNFCVRCGNSLIRRCSKCGTENSPTSNFCGKCGAALSEVAGPAVAAIPPVQTPEIGGERRHLTILFCDLVGSVTLTAQLDPEEWRATVAGYQRAAAEAITRFGGEVVRYVGDGIMAFFGYPVAHDNDAERAARAGLAILEAIAQLNEQPAHVKLAVRIGIDSGRVVVGAGTGNAVDAFGDTANIAARVQAAAEPDTVVVTGETHRLISGLFVVEDRGAQTLKGIERPVQLYRVVRPSGMQGRFKAAAAAGGLTPFVGRDDELRTLLSRWARAAEGEGQVVTIIGEPGIGKSRLVQEFRERIAADRHTWLEGSTAAFFQNTPFYATAEMLRDSFHWRSNQNNERRLAALEASLKATGVEIEGAVPLIASLLELPFGDKYPPLSMPPDQQRKRLLATLVAWTMGAAKAQPLVIATEDLHWADPSTLEVTQLLVEQGATAPLMLIYTARPEFRAPWSMRAHHTQLTLNRLGARDIRTIVAQVAASKALSAETVAAVVERTGGVPLFVEELTRALLESGGGDAIRQIPATLHDSLMARLDRLGPAKEVAQVGAVLGREFSYELLHAVHRVPEPELQAALGELAEAELLYVQGLAPNANYRFKHALIRDAAYEALLKSRRKELHLSVARTIDEQFPVIKESHPEVLARHWTEAGETDPAIAAWKKAGERAVERRAYREAEQHYREALALLNTLPESGERDSRELTLQLALGNVMVGTRGWTAADTGEAYARARILAERSDGTESLQVFTGLWSSANLRGELRSALALADQMFAIARNIENPAALAAARSAQGYSHYLLGDLVGARQYLFEAIEYRRSGSQSGTNSPRPGGDPLLFAGQNEWQLGYADHALGHMERALLQTRTANNPFALGFTLWFVASLHSLRGEFKRAREANDESLRFGAASGFPLLKTLGKVLDAWVRAQMGETSGTVDQIREGLAELDAMKFYATRAKYLGYLCEAQALAGVIDDALLTAEQALQVNPDELIYRSETLRLRGELRLRRGDAEKAVSDFRAAIAQAQTTSAKAWELRATMSLGRLLKSQGRRSEARAMLAEIYNWFTEGFDTLDLKEAKALLDTLQ, encoded by the coding sequence ATGCACTGCTCAAAGTGCGGCTCGGAGAATCCGGTCGAAAACAATTTCTGCGTCCGCTGCGGAAATTCCTTGATTCGTCGCTGTTCGAAATGCGGCACCGAGAACTCGCCGACCTCGAACTTCTGCGGCAAATGCGGCGCGGCGCTGAGTGAGGTAGCGGGCCCTGCCGTCGCCGCGATCCCGCCTGTTCAGACGCCCGAGATCGGCGGGGAGAGGCGGCATCTGACGATTCTGTTCTGCGATCTGGTGGGCTCGGTCACGCTGACGGCGCAGCTCGATCCCGAGGAGTGGCGCGCGACGGTGGCGGGCTATCAGCGCGCGGCGGCCGAGGCGATTACGCGCTTCGGCGGTGAGGTCGTCCGTTACGTCGGCGACGGCATCATGGCCTTCTTCGGCTACCCGGTGGCGCACGACAATGACGCCGAGCGGGCGGCGCGCGCCGGGCTCGCAATCCTCGAGGCGATCGCGCAACTCAACGAGCAGCCCGCTCACGTCAAGTTGGCGGTCAGGATCGGGATCGATTCGGGCCGCGTGGTGGTCGGCGCGGGCACGGGCAATGCGGTGGATGCGTTCGGCGATACCGCCAATATCGCGGCGCGCGTGCAGGCCGCAGCCGAACCGGACACCGTAGTGGTTACCGGCGAAACTCATCGCCTGATCTCGGGGCTGTTCGTCGTCGAGGACCGCGGCGCGCAGACGCTCAAGGGCATCGAGCGGCCGGTCCAGCTCTATCGCGTCGTGCGGCCGAGCGGGATGCAGGGGCGCTTCAAAGCCGCGGCTGCGGCCGGCGGTCTGACCCCGTTTGTTGGGCGCGACGATGAGCTGCGCACGCTGCTGAGCCGCTGGGCGCGCGCGGCCGAGGGCGAGGGGCAGGTCGTCACGATTATCGGCGAGCCGGGCATCGGCAAGTCGCGGCTGGTGCAGGAATTTCGCGAGCGGATCGCCGCCGACCGCCATACCTGGCTCGAAGGTTCGACCGCGGCCTTCTTTCAGAATACGCCCTTCTATGCGACGGCCGAGATGCTGCGGGATAGCTTCCATTGGCGCAGCAACCAGAACAATGAGCGGCGGCTGGCGGCACTCGAGGCTTCGCTCAAAGCCACCGGCGTCGAGATCGAGGGCGCCGTACCGTTGATTGCGTCGCTGCTGGAGCTGCCGTTCGGCGACAAGTACCCGCCGTTGAGCATGCCGCCCGATCAACAGCGCAAGCGGCTCTTGGCGACGCTGGTCGCCTGGACGATGGGCGCGGCGAAGGCGCAGCCGCTGGTGATCGCGACTGAGGACCTGCACTGGGCGGATCCCTCGACGCTGGAAGTGACGCAGTTGCTGGTCGAGCAGGGAGCGACCGCGCCACTGATGCTGATCTACACGGCGCGGCCGGAGTTTCGCGCGCCGTGGTCGATGCGCGCGCATCATACGCAGCTCACGCTCAACCGGCTCGGCGCACGCGACATCCGCACGATCGTCGCGCAGGTGGCGGCGAGCAAGGCGCTCTCGGCTGAGACCGTCGCGGCGGTGGTCGAGCGCACCGGCGGCGTGCCGCTGTTCGTCGAGGAACTGACGCGGGCGCTGCTCGAAAGTGGCGGCGGCGATGCGATCCGCCAGATACCCGCAACGCTGCATGACTCGCTGATGGCTCGGCTCGATCGCTTAGGTCCGGCCAAGGAAGTCGCGCAGGTCGGCGCGGTGCTCGGCCGCGAGTTTTCCTACGAGCTGCTCCACGCGGTCCATCGAGTGCCCGAGCCGGAGCTGCAAGCAGCGCTGGGCGAGTTGGCCGAGGCCGAATTGCTCTATGTCCAAGGCCTCGCGCCCAACGCGAATTACCGGTTCAAACATGCGCTGATCCGCGACGCCGCTTACGAAGCTTTACTCAAGAGCCGCCGCAAAGAGCTGCATCTCAGCGTCGCCCGCACCATCGATGAGCAGTTCCCCGTCATCAAGGAGTCGCATCCTGAAGTCCTCGCGCGCCATTGGACCGAGGCGGGCGAAACCGACCCGGCAATCGCCGCCTGGAAAAAAGCGGGTGAGCGCGCCGTTGAGCGCCGCGCTTACCGTGAGGCCGAGCAGCATTACCGCGAGGCGCTAGCGCTTCTCAATACGTTGCCGGAATCCGGCGAGCGCGACAGCCGCGAACTGACTCTGCAGTTGGCTTTGGGCAACGTGATGGTAGGGACGCGCGGATGGACGGCGGCTGATACGGGCGAGGCCTATGCAAGAGCCCGGATCTTGGCCGAGCGGAGCGATGGCACAGAATCGCTCCAAGTATTCACTGGCCTTTGGAGCTCGGCGAATCTACGGGGCGAGCTACGATCGGCGCTTGCCTTGGCCGACCAGATGTTCGCGATCGCGCGCAACATCGAGAACCCAGCGGCGCTGGCGGCGGCGCGTAGCGCCCAAGGCTACAGCCACTATCTGCTCGGCGATCTTGTTGGCGCTCGCCAATACCTTTTCGAAGCGATCGAGTATCGCCGAAGCGGCTCTCAAAGCGGCACTAATAGCCCCCGCCCCGGGGGCGACCCGCTTCTTTTCGCAGGACAGAATGAATGGCAGCTCGGCTACGCAGATCACGCTCTGGGGCACATGGAACGCGCCCTTTTGCAGACGCGCACTGCCAACAATCCCTTCGCGCTGGGTTTCACGCTTTGGTTTGTGGCTAGTCTCCACAGTCTCCGCGGCGAGTTTAAGCGCGCGCGGGAGGCTAATGACGAATCGTTAAGGTTCGGCGCCGCCTCTGGATTCCCCCTGTTGAAGACGCTCGGGAAAGTTCTCGACGCCTGGGTACGAGCCCAAATGGGAGAAACTAGCGGTACTGTCGATCAGATTCGCGAAGGGCTTGCGGAGCTCGACGCGATGAAGTTCTATGCCACTCGTGCCAAGTACCTGGGATACCTCTGCGAAGCCCAAGCCCTTGCAGGGGTTATTGATGATGCTCTTCTCACTGCGGAACAAGCACTGCAGGTTAATCCCGATGAGTTGATCTACCGTTCTGAAACCCTCCGTCTGCGCGGCGAGCTGCGGCTCAGGCGGGGAGACGCAGAAAAGGCCGTGAGTGATTTCCGCGCAGCGATCGCGCAAGCGCAAACGACGAGTGCTAAGGCCTGGGAGCTGCGCGCGACGATGAGTCTCGGGCGGCTGCTCAAATCGCAAGGCCGTCGCAGCGAGGCGCGCGCGATGCTCGCGGAGATTTACAACTGGTTCACCGAGGGCTTCGACACGCTCGATCTCAAAGAAGCGAAGGCCCTGCTCGATACGCTTCAGTGA
- the acnA gene encoding aconitate hydratase AcnA, with amino-acid sequence MNNKNSFGARTTLSVGGNDYTVYSLDALTKRGFDLSRLPFSIKVMIENVLRREDGAIVTAAHVEALARWAETRGRGEQEFSFMPARVLLQDFTGVPVVADLAVMRDAIRKLGGDPKRINPLQPADLVIDHSVQVDSYGAASSFATNAGLEFERNQERYQFLRWGQRAFDNFRVVPPDTGIVHQVNLEYLAPVVFTSQSGEVYPDTVFGTDSHTTMVNGLGVVGWGVGGIEAEAAMLGRSTPMLIPEVIGFRLTGSLRAGATATDLVLTATQMLRKKGVVNKFVEYFGPGIASLSVADRATLANMSPEYGATIGFFPVDDQTLAYLRTSGREEDHVKLIEAYCKHQGLFRTAASPEPVFTDTLELDLGAVEPSLAGPRRPQDRVPVSAARSGFRQELVKELGDHGSGLDPKVVERWLNEGGSPTMAPHERDALAELGALGHRVTVEMGAEKFPLGHGALVIAAITSCTNTSNPSVMIAAGLLAKKAVARGLTVKPWVKTSLAPGSKVVTAYLRRAGLLSYLEQLHFNVVGYGCTTCIGNSGPVAEPIVAAVKQGNLVAAAILSGNRNFEGRINPVVRFNYLASPPLVVAYAIAGTIDFDPNIEPLGRDGSGAPVYLREIWPTAAEVDAAAASAIDPAMFREEYGRVFDGDSHWQSLKIPEGELFRWDDKSTYVKAPPFFDGMALTPPPFGDITGARVLAMLGDSVTTDHISPAGSIAADGPAGKYLIGLGVAPKDFNSYGARRGNHEVMVRGTFANIRLKNLLVPGVEGGVTVSLPDGARTTIFEASERYQRERVPLLVIAGKEYGSGSSRDWAAKGTQLLGVRAVIAESFERIHRSNLVGMGVLALQFKEGESRASLGLTGREVYSISGMAAGLKPRQMLKVHAEENGAVKEFEVLARIDTPEDVEYLRHGGVLPYVLREMLRA; translated from the coding sequence ATGAACAACAAAAACAGTTTTGGCGCGCGCACCACCCTGTCGGTTGGCGGCAACGATTACACGGTTTACTCACTTGATGCCCTGACCAAGCGCGGCTTTGATCTCAGCCGTCTGCCGTTTTCGATCAAGGTGATGATCGAAAATGTTCTGCGGCGCGAGGATGGAGCGATCGTGACGGCGGCTCATGTCGAGGCGCTCGCGCGCTGGGCTGAGACTCGCGGCCGCGGCGAGCAGGAGTTCTCCTTCATGCCGGCGCGCGTACTGCTGCAGGATTTCACCGGCGTGCCAGTGGTGGCCGACCTCGCCGTGATGCGCGACGCGATCCGCAAGCTTGGCGGCGACCCGAAGCGCATCAATCCCCTTCAACCCGCCGATCTCGTGATCGATCATTCGGTGCAGGTCGACTCATACGGCGCGGCGTCGTCGTTCGCGACCAATGCCGGGCTCGAATTCGAGCGCAACCAGGAGCGCTATCAGTTTCTGCGCTGGGGCCAGCGCGCTTTCGACAATTTTCGCGTCGTGCCGCCCGACACCGGCATTGTTCATCAGGTGAATCTCGAATATCTCGCACCGGTGGTCTTTACCTCGCAGAGCGGCGAGGTCTACCCCGACACGGTCTTCGGCACGGACTCGCATACCACGATGGTCAACGGGCTCGGCGTCGTGGGATGGGGTGTCGGCGGCATCGAGGCGGAGGCGGCGATGCTCGGGCGCTCGACCCCGATGCTGATTCCTGAGGTCATCGGATTCCGCCTTACCGGCAGTCTGCGGGCGGGCGCGACCGCAACGGATCTGGTCTTGACGGCGACGCAGATGCTGCGCAAGAAGGGCGTCGTCAACAAGTTCGTCGAGTATTTTGGCCCTGGGATCGCGAGTCTCAGCGTGGCCGATCGCGCCACGCTGGCCAACATGTCGCCGGAGTACGGCGCGACGATCGGTTTTTTTCCGGTGGACGATCAGACGTTGGCTTATCTGCGAACCTCGGGCCGCGAGGAAGATCACGTTAAGCTGATCGAGGCCTACTGCAAGCATCAGGGACTCTTCCGCACCGCGGCGTCGCCCGAGCCGGTCTTCACCGATACGCTCGAACTCGATCTCGGCGCGGTCGAGCCCAGCCTCGCCGGACCGCGCCGCCCGCAGGATCGCGTGCCGGTCAGCGCGGCCAGGAGCGGCTTTCGGCAGGAACTGGTGAAGGAGCTCGGCGATCACGGCAGTGGTCTCGACCCGAAAGTCGTTGAGCGCTGGCTGAACGAGGGCGGCAGTCCCACGATGGCGCCGCACGAGCGGGATGCGCTGGCGGAGCTGGGCGCGCTCGGCCATCGCGTGACGGTTGAGATGGGTGCGGAAAAATTTCCGCTGGGTCACGGTGCGCTGGTGATTGCAGCGATAACCAGTTGCACCAACACCTCGAATCCGTCGGTGATGATCGCGGCGGGTCTGCTGGCGAAAAAGGCCGTCGCGCGCGGCCTGACCGTCAAGCCGTGGGTCAAGACCAGCCTCGCGCCCGGCTCGAAAGTCGTCACGGCTTACTTGCGCCGCGCCGGATTATTGAGCTATCTCGAACAACTCCATTTCAATGTTGTCGGTTATGGCTGCACGACCTGCATCGGCAACAGTGGGCCGGTCGCGGAGCCGATCGTCGCCGCGGTCAAGCAGGGTAATCTGGTGGCGGCGGCAATTCTGAGCGGTAATCGCAACTTCGAGGGACGGATCAATCCGGTCGTGCGCTTCAACTACCTCGCGTCGCCGCCACTGGTCGTCGCCTATGCGATCGCCGGCACGATCGACTTCGATCCGAATATCGAGCCGCTGGGGCGCGACGGCAGCGGCGCGCCGGTCTACCTGCGGGAGATTTGGCCGACGGCGGCGGAGGTTGACGCCGCCGCCGCGAGCGCGATTGATCCCGCCATGTTCCGCGAAGAATATGGCCGGGTTTTCGATGGCGACAGCCATTGGCAGAGTCTGAAGATTCCCGAGGGCGAGCTCTTTCGCTGGGACGATAAATCAACTTACGTGAAAGCGCCGCCGTTCTTCGACGGGATGGCGCTGACGCCGCCGCCGTTCGGCGATATCACGGGCGCGCGCGTGCTCGCGATGCTCGGCGACAGCGTCACGACCGATCACATTTCACCGGCCGGATCGATCGCGGCCGACGGCCCGGCGGGCAAGTATCTGATCGGGCTTGGGGTTGCGCCGAAGGACTTCAATTCCTACGGCGCGCGGCGCGGCAATCACGAAGTGATGGTGCGCGGGACCTTCGCCAATATCCGGCTCAAGAACCTGCTGGTGCCGGGCGTCGAAGGCGGCGTCACGGTTTCGCTGCCCGACGGCGCGCGCACGACGATCTTCGAAGCCTCCGAGCGTTATCAACGCGAGCGGGTGCCGCTGCTGGTGATTGCGGGCAAGGAGTACGGTTCCGGCTCCTCGCGCGACTGGGCGGCCAAAGGTACGCAGTTGCTCGGGGTCCGCGCGGTGATCGCGGAGAGCTTCGAGCGCATCCATCGCAGCAACCTGGTCGGGATGGGGGTGCTCGCGCTGCAGTTCAAGGAGGGGGAGAGCCGTGCGAGCTTGGGGCTCACGGGGCGCGAAGTTTATTCGATCAGCGGGATGGCGGCCGGGCTCAAGCCGCGCCAGATGCTCAAGGTGCACGCCGAGGAGAATGGCGCGGTCAAGGAGTTCGAGGTGCTGGCGCGGATCGACACCCCCGAGGATGTCGAGTATCTCAGGCACGGCGGCGTGCTGCCCTACGTGTTGCGCGAAATGCTGCGCGCTTAA